Proteins from a genomic interval of Toxotes jaculatrix isolate fToxJac2 chromosome 5, fToxJac2.pri, whole genome shotgun sequence:
- the LOC121182000 gene encoding dynein intermediate chain 4, axonemal-like, producing the protein MRKSSLKLNSSSQAINNSGSGIHEVGRSGRHKWSFTGSHGRKNLVGGSKSKFKETNRSDKIPRRELRVLDEDGNDVTPLRLDHADPGDMQPKPGRFTLNEIFPSSGSDHLKSFSCASLHSSRYQVVTFKLPGKRAVVKQHVTEEMLDELIHICLTETDTISLLDIPSTFVSEDDDDAEAIKKGNIQYAELCKNRLGNDKYTVRSMQTFVGAPKNKEVQCDKILMVDEGTTATVWDIYDSFHNQNETMERKMVDYPESVSKVQENNGEKSSTSTSTLGTGSIMSSLSEMEISGTSLNVEPDPQQIIQSESFQHSLLVMMRNLMANVFQPKLAAYRQLPILEDPDSTVKPGSEDQREDDETSCPTPALERLWAFTCELTRRWNITSMAWNKMNSDILAVGYGDCNSSCQKPGLICCWSLKNPLWPERVFHCHSCVTALDFSANNPSQLAVGMLDGTVALYNVQSQDSMACIGSSSECFRKHLHPVWQVTWIKQEMRLSGEERVEALVAVSADGRITKWVLGSNGLDCIDLMLLKEIKKNRTESQSNKKMTRNVPSKVTPGLCVDFHPTDSSIYLAGTWEGFIHKCSSSNRQHFLDTYKKHFCPVNHLEWSPFNPDVFLSCSSDWTIQLWKQDCFSPVLSFTSTQRAVLSVRWSPVWSTVFAAISGRQVEIWDLNTNILQPTIVHHAAPGVKMTALLFASGTNCVLVGDSDGQVTVYQLRNLSVGEGKQVDSLEDIIHRVVSRNL; encoded by the exons ATGAGGAAATCTAGTCTGAAGCTTAATTC ATCTTCTCAAGCAATTAATAATTCAGGATCAGGAATTCATGAAGTCGGTCGAAGTGGGAGACACAAATGGAGCTTTACAGGCTCTCATGGCCGAAAAAACTTGGTCGGTGGCAGCAAAAGCAAATTTAAAGAAACCAACAGAAGCGATAAAATTCCCAGAAGAGAACTCCGG GTGTTGGACGAAGATGGCAATGACGTCACTCCTCTGCGCCTGGATCACGCAGACCCAGGAGACATGCAGCCCAAACCAGGCAGATTCACTCTGAATGAAATCTTTCCCAGTTCAGGATCAGACCATTTAAAATCCTTTTCATGTGCCAGTTTGCACTCTTCCAGGTACCAGGTGGTAACATTCA AGTTGCCAGGGAAAAGAGCCGTTGTGAAACAACACGTAACAGAGGAGATGTTGGATGAGCTAATACACATTTGCCTCACTGAGACAGATACCATTTCACTGCTGGACATACCCAGCACCTTTGTCtcagaggatgatgatgatgcagaaGCAATTAA AAAGGGAAACATTCAATATGCTGAGCTTTGCAAGAACAGATTGGGCAATGATAAGTATACGGTGCGATCAATGCAAACATTCGTTGGAGCACCTAAAAACAAAGAGGTCCAATGTGACAAGATTCTCATGGTGGATGAAG GAACAACTGCTACTGTCTGGGACATCTACGACTCTTTCCACAACCAAAATGAAACCATGGAAAGAAAGATGGTTGACTATCCAGAGAGTGTCAGCAAAGTTCAAGAGAATAATGGTGAAAAgagcagcaccagcaccagcacacTCGGCACAG GCAGTATCATGAGTTCACTGTCAGAGATGGAAATAAGTGGCACCAGTTTAAATGTTGAGCCCGATCCACAGCAGATCATACAGTCAGAGTCATTCCAGCACAGCTTGTTAGTGATGATGAGGAACCTCATGGCAAACGTCTTTcaacccaaactggcagctTATAGGCAGTTGCCAATACTAGAAG ACCCTGACAGCACGGTGAAGCCTGGGTCTGAGGACCAGAGGGAGGATGATGAGACAAGCTGTCCAACTCCAGCGCTTGAACGTCTCTGGGCTTTCACTTGCGAGCTCACCAGAAGATGGAACATTACCAGCATGGCCTGGAACAAGATGAACTCG GATATCCTGGCAGTGGGCTATGGTGACTGCAACTCCAGTTGCCAGAAACCAGGACTGATCTGCTGCTGGTCCCTCAAAAACCCACTG TGGCCGGAGCGCGTCTTCCACTGTCATAGTTGTGTCACAGCCCTGGATTTCTCTGCCAACAACCCGAGCCAGCTGGCTGTGGGGATGCTTGATGGTACTGTAGCCCTCTACAATGTCCAGAGTCAGGACAGCATGGCATGTAtcggcagcagcag tgAGTGTTTCAGAAAGCACCTGCATCCAGTGTGGCAGGTCACCTGGATCAAACAGGAGATGAGATTATCAGGGGAGGAGAGGGTAGAAGCCCTCGTCGCTGTGTCGGCAGATGGCAGGATCACAAAGTGGGTCCTCGGCAGCAACGGTCTGGACTGTATAG ACTTGATGTTGCtaaaggagattaaaaaaaacaggacgGAGTCTCAAAGTAACAAGAAGATGACACGTAATGTTCCTTCCAAAGTGACGCCTGGTCTTTGTGTTGACTTCCATCCAACA GATTCCAGTATCTATCTGGCTGGCACATGGGAGGGCTTCATCCACAAGTGCTCCTCTTCCAACAGACAGCATTTTCTGGATACttacaaaaaacacttt TGCCCTGTGAACCACCTTGAATGGTCTCCATTCAATCCTGATGTGTTCCTGAGCTGCTCCTCTGACTGGACCATCCAGCTGTGGAAGCAGGACTGCTTTTCCCCGGTGCTGAGCTTCACGTCCACCCAGAGGGCTGTGCTCTCCGTCAGGTGGTCCCCAGTCTGGTCCACAGTGTTCGCAGCCATCAGTGGCCGACAGGTGGAGATCTGGGACCTGAATACAAACAT CCTTCAACCAACCATTGTGCACCACGCTGCACCTGGTGTGAAGATGACGGCCCTGCTGTTTGCCTCAGGGACAAATTGTGTCTTGGTAGGAGACAGTGATGGACAAGTGACTGTCTACCAGCTCAGGAACCTCAGCGTGGGAGAAGGCAAGCAG GTGGACAGTTTGGAAGACATCATTCACCGTGTAGTTTCCAGGAACCTGTAG